Proteins from a single region of Rhodospirillales bacterium:
- a CDS encoding nicotinate phosphoribosyltransferase: protein MLEPSSSVLQPSPGDVEPWTDRYFVKTKQTIRRFGDKTVTYAVFMRRPVIFTPRLMLRWLNQVIASRNINVRIECNYHEGDWVGAGEPLFYITGSFYHLVDLETLYLQKLGASCVAAYNAFTMCSDLPKVAFIAMDARHCAGIEMAEMMAYAAAVGSEAAKRQSRAKGFVGNANDATAHYFGQAKGLGTMPHALIGYAGSTVRAAEMFAETFPSEDLTVLVDYFGLEVTDSLAVCRRFADLASAGRLAVRLDTHGGRFIEGLDPQASYAVLERHVPLAVRRYRNDTELRYLTGTGVSAAAIFHMREMLNQAGFEKVRIVASSGFDVYKCKVMADVDAPIDAIGTGSYLPDTWKETYATADIIEYDGAPQVKIGREFLIKRARSGGKHTLPE, encoded by the coding sequence GTGCTCGAGCCGTCGTCAAGCGTCCTGCAACCCAGCCCCGGCGACGTCGAGCCGTGGACGGATCGTTATTTCGTTAAGACCAAACAGACGATCCGCCGCTTCGGCGACAAGACGGTGACCTATGCCGTTTTCATGCGCCGGCCGGTGATTTTTACCCCGCGATTGATGCTGCGTTGGCTCAACCAGGTTATCGCAAGTCGGAACATTAACGTCCGCATCGAATGTAACTATCACGAAGGCGATTGGGTCGGCGCCGGCGAGCCCTTATTCTATATAACTGGCTCCTTCTATCATCTTGTCGATCTCGAAACGTTATATTTACAAAAACTGGGCGCCTCGTGTGTGGCCGCTTATAACGCGTTTACCATGTGCTCCGATCTTCCCAAGGTCGCGTTCATCGCCATGGACGCCCGTCATTGTGCCGGGATCGAAATGGCCGAGATGATGGCTTACGCGGCCGCCGTTGGCTCGGAGGCAGCGAAGCGGCAAAGCCGCGCCAAGGGCTTTGTCGGAAATGCCAACGATGCCACCGCTCATTATTTCGGCCAGGCCAAGGGACTGGGCACCATGCCCCACGCCCTGATCGGCTATGCCGGATCGACGGTACGCGCCGCCGAGATGTTCGCCGAGACGTTCCCGTCTGAAGATCTGACGGTTCTGGTCGATTATTTTGGCCTCGAGGTCACCGACTCGCTTGCCGTCTGCCGGCGGTTTGCCGACCTTGCCTCCGCCGGCCGTCTCGCTGTCCGCCTCGATACGCATGGCGGGCGGTTCATCGAAGGGCTGGACCCGCAGGCGTCCTACGCCGTTCTCGAACGCCATGTGCCGTTGGCGGTCCGCCGCTACCGAAACGATACTGAGCTGCGCTACCTGACCGGCACCGGCGTTTCGGCCGCGGCGATCTTTCATATGCGCGAAATGTTGAATCAGGCGGGCTTCGAAAAAGTTCGCATCGTCGCTTCCTCGGGGTTCGACGTCTATAAATGCAAGGTCATGGCCGACGTTGATGCGCCGATCGATGCCATCGGGACCGGATCTTATCTTCCGGATACGTGGAAGGAGACGTACGCGACGGCGGATATCATCGAATACGATGGCGCGCCGCAGGTCAAAATTGGCCGAGAATTTCTTATAAAGCGAGCGCGCTCGGGCGGAAAACATACTTTGCCGGAATGA
- a CDS encoding 3-deoxy-7-phosphoheptulonate synthase class II has protein sequence MRDAWSPDVWRNCPIRQVPTYSDANRLTAVEGELRHFPPLVFAGEARRLKRLLSRVAEGKAFLLQGGDCAESFAEFHPNNIRDMFRVLLQMAVVLTFGAAVPVVKVGRLAGQFAKPRSSDSETIDGVTLPAYRGDMINGMDFTPEAREPDPQRMLHAYNQSASTLNLIRAFAQGGYADLHQVHLWNLSFVADSPQGHRYKDLAGRLDEALAFMAACGLTSETTPQIRETSFFTSHEALLLNYEEALARVDSTTGDWYDTSAHLLWIGERTRQIDGAHVEFLRGVGNPIGVKLGPTIAGDELIRLIDILNPANEAGRLTLIVRMGPEKIDDVLPAMIRRVAREGRRVVWVCDPMHANTVKSSSGYKTRHFDRILEEVRAFFAVHEAEGTYAGGVHFEMTGQDVTECVGGAQAITEANLGARYHTHCDPRLNASQALELAFLLAETLKEGRSRERTRELGRAVAAF, from the coding sequence ATGAGGGACGCGTGGAGTCCGGACGTTTGGCGGAATTGTCCCATCCGGCAAGTTCCGACCTACAGTGATGCGAACCGGCTCACGGCGGTCGAGGGGGAACTCCGCCACTTTCCGCCCCTGGTATTCGCCGGTGAAGCGCGCCGGCTGAAACGGCTGCTGTCGCGGGTCGCCGAGGGCAAGGCGTTCTTGTTGCAAGGAGGCGATTGCGCCGAGAGCTTTGCCGAGTTCCACCCCAACAATATCCGCGATATGTTCCGGGTGCTGCTGCAGATGGCCGTCGTTCTGACCTTCGGCGCGGCGGTGCCCGTGGTCAAGGTCGGCCGCCTCGCCGGCCAGTTCGCCAAGCCGCGCTCGTCGGACAGCGAGACGATCGACGGCGTCACCTTGCCGGCCTACCGTGGCGACATGATCAACGGCATGGACTTCACCCCCGAAGCCCGCGAGCCCGACCCACAGCGGATGCTGCATGCCTACAACCAGTCGGCATCCACGCTCAACCTGATCCGCGCCTTCGCTCAGGGTGGTTATGCCGACCTGCATCAGGTGCATTTGTGGAACCTCAGCTTCGTCGCCGACAGTCCGCAAGGACACCGGTACAAGGATCTCGCCGGGCGCCTGGATGAGGCACTTGCCTTCATGGCCGCCTGTGGGCTGACGTCTGAGACGACCCCGCAGATCCGTGAGACCAGCTTTTTCACCTCGCACGAGGCGCTGCTGCTGAACTACGAGGAAGCGCTGGCGCGAGTCGATAGCACCACCGGCGACTGGTATGACACCTCGGCGCATCTTCTGTGGATCGGCGAGCGGACCCGTCAGATCGACGGCGCCCACGTCGAATTCCTGCGCGGAGTTGGCAATCCGATCGGCGTCAAGCTCGGACCGACAATCGCTGGCGACGAGCTGATTCGCTTGATCGACATCCTCAATCCGGCGAATGAAGCCGGACGCCTGACGCTGATCGTGCGCATGGGGCCGGAAAAAATCGACGATGTCCTGCCAGCCATGATCCGCCGCGTCGCTCGCGAGGGGCGGCGCGTCGTCTGGGTGTGCGATCCAATGCACGCCAATACGGTAAAGAGCTCGAGTGGATATAAGACACGGCACTTCGATCGCATCCTTGAGGAAGTCCGCGCTTTCTTCGCCGTGCACGAGGCCGAGGGGACCTACGCCGGCGGCGTTCATTTCGAGATGACCGGCCAGGACGTCACCGAATGCGTCGGTGGTGCCCAGGCCATCACGGAAGCCAACCTCGGCGCACGCTACCACACCCACTGCGATCCGCGCCTGAATGCCAGTCAGGCCTTGGAGTTGGCGTTCCTGCTGGCGGAAACCCTTAAGGAGGGTCGCAGCCGTGAGCGTACGCGCGAGCTGGGGCGAGCAGTTGCCGCATTCTGA
- the gor gene encoding glutathione-disulfide reductase: MAQFDFDLITIGAGSGGVRAARLAGGYGARVAIAEKSRVGGTCVMRGCIPKKLLIYGAHYAEDIEDARGYGWSIAGAQLDWAELIEAKNRELDRLEGVYGGILRRNNVHILEGKAVLEDAHTVDLCGQRYTAEKILIACGGWPSLPNIPGIEHAITSNEALDLEAQPERILIIGGGYIAVEFCGIFRSAGTAVTEVIRGDEILRGFDDDVRSFLREQMERRGITVERRAVLRSLAKTPDGIVVTLADGRRLEGDVVMFATGRAPNTRGLGLEEAGVELASDGAVVVDAQSRTTVANIYAVGDCTDRINLTPVAIAEGRAFAERHFNANPVCLDYENVPSAVFSQPPVAVVGLTEAQARLRGPIDVYTSRFRPLKHTISGRDENSFMKIVVDVSTDRVLGCHMVGADAPEIIQGLAIALKCGATKAQFDATIGIHPTAAEEFVTMRDKRVP, encoded by the coding sequence ATGGCACAGTTTGACTTCGACCTGATTACGATCGGCGCCGGTTCGGGGGGCGTGCGTGCCGCTCGCCTGGCGGGCGGTTACGGTGCGCGCGTGGCGATCGCGGAGAAGAGCCGCGTCGGCGGAACCTGCGTGATGCGCGGGTGCATCCCCAAAAAACTCCTGATCTATGGCGCTCATTACGCCGAGGATATCGAGGACGCGCGCGGATACGGCTGGAGCATCGCGGGGGCGCAGCTCGACTGGGCCGAACTCATTGAAGCGAAAAATCGCGAACTCGATCGCTTGGAGGGCGTCTACGGCGGGATCTTGAGGCGGAACAACGTCCATATTCTCGAAGGCAAGGCCGTCCTCGAAGACGCCCACACGGTGGATTTGTGCGGCCAGCGGTATACCGCGGAAAAGATCCTGATCGCCTGCGGCGGATGGCCCTCGCTTCCCAACATTCCCGGCATCGAACACGCAATCACCTCGAACGAAGCACTGGACCTCGAAGCGCAGCCCGAGCGCATCTTGATCATCGGCGGCGGATATATCGCGGTCGAGTTCTGCGGCATCTTCCGCTCGGCGGGCACGGCCGTGACCGAAGTCATCCGCGGCGATGAAATCCTGCGCGGCTTCGATGACGACGTCCGCAGCTTCTTGCGCGAGCAGATGGAGCGACGGGGAATTACGGTTGAGCGGCGCGCGGTGTTGCGCTCGCTTGCAAAGACCCCGGACGGGATCGTCGTCACGCTCGCGGACGGGCGGCGGTTGGAAGGCGATGTTGTCATGTTCGCGACCGGTCGCGCGCCGAACACGCGCGGTCTCGGTCTGGAGGAAGCAGGGGTGGAACTCGCGTCCGACGGCGCGGTCGTCGTCGATGCGCAGAGCCGGACGACCGTTGCCAACATCTACGCCGTGGGCGATTGCACCGACCGGATCAATCTGACGCCCGTCGCCATCGCCGAAGGCCGCGCCTTCGCCGAACGCCATTTCAATGCCAACCCGGTCTGTCTCGACTACGAGAACGTCCCGTCTGCGGTATTCAGTCAGCCGCCGGTCGCGGTCGTCGGCCTGACCGAGGCGCAGGCGCGCCTCCGCGGCCCCATCGATGTCTATACGTCGCGGTTTCGCCCCTTGAAGCATACGATATCCGGGCGAGATGAGAACTCGTTCATGAAGATCGTCGTCGACGTCTCGACCGATCGCGTTCTTGGCTGCCATATGGTCGGGGCCGATGCGCCGGAGATCATCCAGGGCCTGGCCATCGCGTTGAAATGCGGTGCGACAAAGGCGCAGTTCGACGCCACCATCGGCATCCATCCAACGGCCGCGGAAGAGTTCGTAACGATGCGCGACAAGCGCGTGCCGTGA